Proteins co-encoded in one Cherax quadricarinatus isolate ZL_2023a unplaced genomic scaffold, ASM3850222v1 Contig675, whole genome shotgun sequence genomic window:
- the LOC128699593 gene encoding 15-hydroxyprostaglandin dehydrogenase [NAD(+)] — protein sequence MRGTLLALERMGINKGGDGGVVVNISSITGLKAAPLGPVYAATKHAIVGLTRSLGSEFHHKISGVKVQSLCPSLVRTDLVINSVKNAFSPEVAQTLTKFAASLADMSAETVAEALIKLLEEGRNGACMVVVADKTPFYVDSPIPS from the exons ATGCGAGGAACACTGCTGGCACTGGAGAGGATGGGTATCAACAAGGgcggtgatggtggcgttgtggtTAATATCTCCAGTATCACAGGACTGAAGGCAGCACCTCTGGGACCCGTCTATGCTGCCACCAAACATGCTATCGTCGGCCTCACCAGGAGCTTAGGG TCTGAGTTCCATCATAAGATCAGTGGTGTGAAGGTTCAAAGTCTGTGTCCTAGCCTGGTGAGAACCGACCTTGTCATCAATTCCGTCAAGAACGCCTTTTCCCCTGAGGTGGCACAAACCTTGACCAAGTTCGCTGCTTCTCTCGCTGACATGTC AGCGGAGACGGTGGCAGAGGCGCTAATAAAGCTGTTAGAGGAAGGTCGTAACGGAGCTTGTATGGTGGTAGTAGCTGACAAGACTCCCTTCTATGTGGACTCTCCCATACCTTCctag